A stretch of DNA from Virgibacillus proomii:
AAAGATTTCATTATTGAAACTTATGAAAAAATCCGTGAAAGACAATAATGTCTCTTGCGAATTTTTTACTGCAAGTGAATTATGCCTCAACTACTTGTTTTTACAACAGTCCATGATCCATTAGAATGACAGGAATGTTAAAGCTGATAGCCCACCTTAAATAGCAGGCTAACAGTATTTGATTAAAAAGGGCTGTGAAATATGCGTAAAATTTTACACATATTATTTTCCCTCAATATTATATCTCTTTACTTTGAAAATCTTCTATCAAAACTACGAATTCAAATTGAAATAATCTGTCCCTATTAACATTTGTTATATAGAAAGAAATTTTTTTAGGGGAAGCACATAGTCATATTCCTCATAAGCAATATCTGATTGACCATGTAGATGTTCTATCAAATAACCAAAATCATTTTTCTCTAAAGGTCGAATTTTGAAACGTCTAGAAATTTTGTTTTGCAGCAAAGACTCTATTTTAGAGAAGCGTCTCATTTCATCATGAGGCATTGAAACAAAATCACCCATTAAATGATGGTTCACATCACGAATAAATGAAGAAAGTGCATTTTTTATTGATTTCCCCATTGATTTCATGCTGACTTCTTCTTCATTCAAAAACAGCTTAAAACCGATAAAGAAACGATAGTCTACTTGATGTTCCCCAATCATCGAAACAAGCGCTTCGGTTTGATCATCAATTCGTGCATAAGCAACGTCTTTTAATCTTCCAGTTACTAAGTCTTTACTTCGTTCTTGAACAGAACGAATACTATTAGCGGTACTAATTTGTAGGGCATGAATTTTTCTGTCTTGATTTTGTGCAATCAATTGGCGGAAATGATCATGCACTTAGATTTTTTCATCTGGTGATAAAAAGGAATAATTATAGGGAAGCAATTCATAATAGGCAAAACATTCTCCATCATGATTAAAGACGAGATTGTTTTCCATATATTTAATCGGATAACGCATCCAATTCACTCCTCACAGCTGTAATACTTTCATTCACTTTCACCCGTTGTAATTTGATTGGCTTCCCAGCATAAGTCACTTTGGAACGAAAAAAATAAGTGATGACGGATTTTAGAAAGCTATATGGCTTTTTGCCATCAAATGTTTTTTGACTCATAAACCATGTTAAACCTACTGAAATTCCCACATATTTTAATAGCGCACCATTAATCAATGAGAGTGGCGGAAGATTCCCAAGTAACATGACAATTAGCAGCGAAAGTACAAACCACGACATTTGATTAAATGTGACGGGAAAGGGCAATCGAAAATCATTAATCGCATAAATCACTTTTTTAACCGACCAAATACGTGTATAACTTTTTAATTTTTTCATAGGTTCTCCTTTCAAAAAGAAAACAGCCTGCATGTAGACAGACTGTTTTCGCATTTTTATATTTACTTATCCAAGATATTCAAACACACCATGTGACGTAACGAGAAAATTTCCGTTTATTTCCAAATCTCTTCTAAGTGCTTGATAATGAATATAGTTCTGTAAATTAGTAGGTACTTCACCAAGCATGCCTGTTTCTTCTACATAATAACGAGCAACATCTTCCATATCTTCACAATCTGCATAACAAATAATATCTTCTTGATTTTCTAGCAATTCTTCTACCATCGCACATAACCGATTGATTTCAGAAATAGGCGTGTACTCATGGATTTCAAACGGTAATTCAAAATCGTGTATAGCATATTCTTCGTATTCACTATTTAATCCAATACGTTCTTTCACTTCTTCCATATCGATTGGTGTTGTAAACCAATCCCCAACTAGTTCTCCTTCGTTATATTTCCAGAGATTTGCTATATATACTTGCATGTCCATTAGTTTTCACATCCTTTTGTTAAAAATGGGCATAAAAAAACAGCAGACAATAGATGTCCACTGGAAAATTTAATTTATCTCTTTGCAAATGCTCTCTTAATTTCTAAGTCGCTTTTACAATCAGCTTTTTCTGTTGAAAAGTAAAAGCTCAAATTAGTATCTGTACGAAATGTTTCATATAGTTCTGGTCGAAGCATTTCTGCTTTATTACTATTAGCAATACTGCGCTTCTTCGATGTTCCATCAACTTTTTTACCATTACGACGAACCTCATAACAATATACCGCTTTTGGATTATTCCCTTCTGCACGACTACCAATTATTTTTTGTATCCTCTCACTTTTCTTTATTATTTTTTCTTTAGGTATAAAATTAGAGAAAACTTCGGCAAAATCTACAAACAAATTTCTCCCCGCATTTCTACTTTCCACGCCAAAGAAATCACAAAATTCTTTAAAATCTTCAAAACGAACTTCATAAAAGTCAATAAATCCTTTAATTGAGTGGTTCGTATTGTTATCTTTTATAAATTCTACTTTAGCTTTAGCATACTTATCTGGTTTTCTTTCTTTTTCATTATACAGAGTTAATATAACAATGTATTGTTCACTTTTATATTTAAAGAAAAAAGAGTCTATCATCCATTGTTTTTTCTCCATATCCTTTAATAAAAGCGGCAATTTATTAAAACGTATTTCCGTTTTCTTATTCGTCAAAACTACCAATTCCTTTCCACTTTTAAATCTATTGTATCATCCTCCCTTTTCTAAATCTAACCCCCAATATTCAGAATAATAATTCCATTCTTTAAATAAACCGATCTAAATATCATGCTCCAATAATTCGATTATATAGATTTAACAATACATCTTTCACTCCACTTGCATTAAATACTAATCCAACCGCAATTAAAGCCACAATCAAAAATCCAATCAGTTTAGAAAACTCGCGTTTAAATCCTAAATAAATTCCAATTACAACAATTGCCATTAACACTAAAGACTGCGCATTACTTAAAAACCAGTTATACAAATTCTGTCCAAAATTCATCTCACATTTCTCCTTCCACCATCTAATATTTTGTCACTTGACGCATACATTCGATAAACCATAAAATAATACCACTCAGGATTGTAATAAAAATGTATTTCAAAAGTTTCATGTAAGCCCTCCAATCTATCATTTAATCACTTCGTCTGTTTTAAGTGCTTTTTGCATCAATAATTGTTGATGACGTTTGGTTAACTTTGCTTGATCTAACATATCTTTAATCACAGTTGTTTGATTGATTTCATCCAGTTTAGAAGCTAGTTTCCAAGTAGGTGCTACTTGTCGAGCCAACCATCTAAGTGTTTTATCGAATGTGTAAGATTCAGGTTTTGTTGTTAAATAAATTTTTCTATTTTCACCTAAATCTAAAAAACGCTGCCACTCCGCATTCATTGGCAACTACTTCGTCGTTTTTTCTCATCTTTATCGACAAACCGAATGTACCGATTAATGATGGAAAAAGCTGTTCGTCCAGCGTCTTCATACGTCATTAAATCGACAATCGCATGGTACGCACGATCATTTTTCAAGCGAATTTCAAAGCGGTTTTTAATGTCTGTATCTTCAAGGGATGCTCCGTGTTTCACGTATTGTTCATAATCTTTTTCATACACACAAAAATACACATCACTTTTCAAGGAACCAATATACAGCGTATTTCCCATATCTCGTTTTTCTTCTCCATGAACTAATTCACCAGATCGATAACTTTTAAAGCTTCGAAAAACAGAAATACATTCTTCATTTCGACATTTGTTCGTCAAAAAAGGAATATCTAATATCCCTATCAATAA
This window harbors:
- a CDS encoding DUF6037 family protein, with translation MTNKKTEIRFNKLPLLLKDMEKKQWMIDSFFFKYKSEQYIVILTLYNEKERKPDKYAKAKVEFIKDNNTNHSIKGFIDFYEVRFEDFKEFCDFFGVESRNAGRNLFVDFAEVFSNFIPKEKIIKKSERIQKIIGSRAEGNNPKAVYCYEVRRNGKKVDGTSKKRSIANSNKAEMLRPELYETFRTDTNLSFYFSTEKADCKSDLEIKRAFAKR
- a CDS encoding antirestriction protein ArdA, translating into MDMQVYIANLWKYNEGELVGDWFTTPIDMEEVKERIGLNSEYEEYAIHDFELPFEIHEYTPISEINRLCAMVEELLENQEDIICYADCEDMEDVARYYVEETGMLGEVPTNLQNYIHYQALRRDLEINGNFLVTSHGVFEYLG
- a CDS encoding conjugal transfer protein, giving the protein MKKLKSYTRIWSVKKVIYAINDFRLPFPVTFNQMSWFVLSLLIVMLLGNLPPLSLINGALLKYVGISVGLTWFMSQKTFDGKKPYSFLKSVITYFFRSKVTYAGKPIKLQRVKVNESITAVRSELDALSD